One Canis lupus familiaris isolate Mischka breed German Shepherd chromosome 20, alternate assembly UU_Cfam_GSD_1.0, whole genome shotgun sequence genomic region harbors:
- the PPP4R2 gene encoding serine/threonine-protein phosphatase 4 regulatory subunit 2 isoform X2, whose amino-acid sequence MDDFRTSAPEPRGPPNPNVEYIPFDEMKERILKIVTGFNGIPFTIQRLCELLTDPRRNYTGTDKFLRGVEKNVMVVSCVYPSSEKNNSNSLNRMNGVMFPGNSPSYTERSNINGPGTPRPLNRPKVSLSVPMTTNGLPESTDSKESNLQQNEDKSHSDSATSESEGSSVSPIKNKHPDEDAVEAEGHEVKRLRFDKESEVRETASQTSSSEIASVMVEETEASSSSQDKDKESSCTRQHCTEEDEEEEEEEEEESFMTSREMIPERKNQEKESDDALTVNEETSEENNQMEESDLTQAEKDLHSEGSENTGPVSSGSDCHETEELGSNSSKTGEILSESSMENDDEATEVTDEPMEQD is encoded by the exons ATGGATGATTTCAGAACTTCAGCTCCTGAACCAAGAGGTCCTCCCAACCCTAATGTCGAATATATTCCCTTTgatgaaatgaaggaaagaatactGAAAATTGTCACTGGATTTAATGG TATCCCTTTTACCATTCAGCGACTATGTGAATTGCTAACAGATCCAAGGAGAAACTATACAGGAACAGACAAATTTCTCAGAGGAGTAGAGAAG AATGTGATGGTTGTTAGCTGTGTTTATCCTTCTTCAGA GAAAAACAATTCCAATAGTTTAAATCGAATGAATGGTGTTATGTTTCCTGGAAATTCACCAAGTTACACTGAACG GTCTAATATAAATGGACCTGGAACACCCAGGCCACTTAATCGACCAAAGGTTTCTTTGTCAGTCCCCATGACAACAAATGGCTTGCCTGAGAGCACAGACAGCAAAGAGTCAAACTTACAGCAAAATGAGGACAAAAGTCACAG tGACTCTGCGACATCTGAATCCGAAGGTTCCTCAGTGAGccctataaaaaataaacatccagATGAAGATGCTGTGGAGGCCGAGGGGCATGAGGTAAAAAGACTCAGGTTTGACAAAGAAAGTGAAGTCAGAGAGACAGCCAGTCAAACATCTTCCAGTGAAATTGCTTCAGTTATGGTAGAAGAAACAGaagcatcatcatcatctcagGATAAAGACAAGGAAAGTAGTTGTACCAGACAGCACTGTACagaagaggatgaagaagaggaagaagaggaagaagaag agTCTTTTATGACATCAAGAGAAAtgatcccagaaagaaaaaatcaagaaaaagaatctGATGATGCCTTAACTGTGAATGAAGAGACTTCTGAGGAAAATAATCAAATGGAGGAATCTGATCTGACTCAAGCTGAGAAAGATTTACATTCTGAAGGTAGTGAAAATACAGGCCCTGTAAGTAGTGGTTCTGATTGCCATGAGACAGAAGAATTAGGATCCAACTCCAGTAAAACTGGAGAGATTCTCTCAGAGTCATCCATGGAAAATGACGACGAAGCCACAGAAGTCACAGATGAACCAATGGAACAAGACTAA
- the PPP4R2 gene encoding serine/threonine-protein phosphatase 4 regulatory subunit 2 isoform X1, with protein sequence MSTREVLWKTAARDFEKRGKKEVCPVLDQFLCHVAKTGETMIQWSQFKGYFIFKLEKVMDDFRTSAPEPRGPPNPNVEYIPFDEMKERILKIVTGFNGIPFTIQRLCELLTDPRRNYTGTDKFLRGVEKNVMVVSCVYPSSEKNNSNSLNRMNGVMFPGNSPSYTERSNINGPGTPRPLNRPKVSLSVPMTTNGLPESTDSKESNLQQNEDKSHSDSATSESEGSSVSPIKNKHPDEDAVEAEGHEVKRLRFDKESEVRETASQTSSSEIASVMVEETEASSSSQDKDKESSCTRQHCTEEDEEEEEEEEEESFMTSREMIPERKNQEKESDDALTVNEETSEENNQMEESDLTQAEKDLHSEGSENTGPVSSGSDCHETEELGSNSSKTGEILSESSMENDDEATEVTDEPMEQD encoded by the exons GATTCAGTGGTCCCAATTTAAaggctattttattttcaaactggAGAAAGTGATGGATGATTTCAGAACTTCAGCTCCTGAACCAAGAGGTCCTCCCAACCCTAATGTCGAATATATTCCCTTTgatgaaatgaaggaaagaatactGAAAATTGTCACTGGATTTAATGG TATCCCTTTTACCATTCAGCGACTATGTGAATTGCTAACAGATCCAAGGAGAAACTATACAGGAACAGACAAATTTCTCAGAGGAGTAGAGAAG AATGTGATGGTTGTTAGCTGTGTTTATCCTTCTTCAGA GAAAAACAATTCCAATAGTTTAAATCGAATGAATGGTGTTATGTTTCCTGGAAATTCACCAAGTTACACTGAACG GTCTAATATAAATGGACCTGGAACACCCAGGCCACTTAATCGACCAAAGGTTTCTTTGTCAGTCCCCATGACAACAAATGGCTTGCCTGAGAGCACAGACAGCAAAGAGTCAAACTTACAGCAAAATGAGGACAAAAGTCACAG tGACTCTGCGACATCTGAATCCGAAGGTTCCTCAGTGAGccctataaaaaataaacatccagATGAAGATGCTGTGGAGGCCGAGGGGCATGAGGTAAAAAGACTCAGGTTTGACAAAGAAAGTGAAGTCAGAGAGACAGCCAGTCAAACATCTTCCAGTGAAATTGCTTCAGTTATGGTAGAAGAAACAGaagcatcatcatcatctcagGATAAAGACAAGGAAAGTAGTTGTACCAGACAGCACTGTACagaagaggatgaagaagaggaagaagaggaagaagaag agTCTTTTATGACATCAAGAGAAAtgatcccagaaagaaaaaatcaagaaaaagaatctGATGATGCCTTAACTGTGAATGAAGAGACTTCTGAGGAAAATAATCAAATGGAGGAATCTGATCTGACTCAAGCTGAGAAAGATTTACATTCTGAAGGTAGTGAAAATACAGGCCCTGTAAGTAGTGGTTCTGATTGCCATGAGACAGAAGAATTAGGATCCAACTCCAGTAAAACTGGAGAGATTCTCTCAGAGTCATCCATGGAAAATGACGACGAAGCCACAGAAGTCACAGATGAACCAATGGAACAAGACTAA
- the PPP4R2 gene encoding serine/threonine-protein phosphatase 4 regulatory subunit 2 isoform X4, translating into MVVSCVYPSSEKNNSNSLNRMNGVMFPGNSPSYTERSNINGPGTPRPLNRPKVSLSVPMTTNGLPESTDSKESNLQQNEDKSHSDSATSESEGSSVSPIKNKHPDEDAVEAEGHEVKRLRFDKESEVRETASQTSSSEIASVMVEETEASSSSQDKDKESSCTRQHCTEEDEEEEEEEEEESFMTSREMIPERKNQEKESDDALTVNEETSEENNQMEESDLTQAEKDLHSEGSENTGPVSSGSDCHETEELGSNSSKTGEILSESSMENDDEATEVTDEPMEQD; encoded by the exons ATGGTTGTTAGCTGTGTTTATCCTTCTTCAGA GAAAAACAATTCCAATAGTTTAAATCGAATGAATGGTGTTATGTTTCCTGGAAATTCACCAAGTTACACTGAACG GTCTAATATAAATGGACCTGGAACACCCAGGCCACTTAATCGACCAAAGGTTTCTTTGTCAGTCCCCATGACAACAAATGGCTTGCCTGAGAGCACAGACAGCAAAGAGTCAAACTTACAGCAAAATGAGGACAAAAGTCACAG tGACTCTGCGACATCTGAATCCGAAGGTTCCTCAGTGAGccctataaaaaataaacatccagATGAAGATGCTGTGGAGGCCGAGGGGCATGAGGTAAAAAGACTCAGGTTTGACAAAGAAAGTGAAGTCAGAGAGACAGCCAGTCAAACATCTTCCAGTGAAATTGCTTCAGTTATGGTAGAAGAAACAGaagcatcatcatcatctcagGATAAAGACAAGGAAAGTAGTTGTACCAGACAGCACTGTACagaagaggatgaagaagaggaagaagaggaagaagaag agTCTTTTATGACATCAAGAGAAAtgatcccagaaagaaaaaatcaagaaaaagaatctGATGATGCCTTAACTGTGAATGAAGAGACTTCTGAGGAAAATAATCAAATGGAGGAATCTGATCTGACTCAAGCTGAGAAAGATTTACATTCTGAAGGTAGTGAAAATACAGGCCCTGTAAGTAGTGGTTCTGATTGCCATGAGACAGAAGAATTAGGATCCAACTCCAGTAAAACTGGAGAGATTCTCTCAGAGTCATCCATGGAAAATGACGACGAAGCCACAGAAGTCACAGATGAACCAATGGAACAAGACTAA
- the PPP4R2 gene encoding serine/threonine-protein phosphatase 4 regulatory subunit 2 isoform X3: MDVERLQEALKDFEKRGKKEVCPVLDQFLCHVAKTGETMIQWSQFKGYFIFKLEKVMDDFRTSAPEPRGPPNPNVEYIPFDEMKERILKIVTGFNGIPFTIQRLCELLTDPRRNYTGTDKFLRGVEKNVMVVSCVYPSSEKNNSNSLNRMNGVMFPGNSPSYTERSNINGPGTPRPLNRPKVSLSVPMTTNGLPESTDSKESNLQQNEDKSHSDSATSESEGSSVSPIKNKHPDEDAVEAEGHEVKRLRFDKESEVRETASQTSSSEIASVMVEETEASSSSQDKDKESSCTRQHCTEEDEEEEEEEEEESFMTSREMIPERKNQEKESDDALTVNEETSEENNQMEESDLTQAEKDLHSEGSENTGPVSSGSDCHETEELGSNSSKTGEILSESSMENDDEATEVTDEPMEQD, encoded by the exons GATTCAGTGGTCCCAATTTAAaggctattttattttcaaactggAGAAAGTGATGGATGATTTCAGAACTTCAGCTCCTGAACCAAGAGGTCCTCCCAACCCTAATGTCGAATATATTCCCTTTgatgaaatgaaggaaagaatactGAAAATTGTCACTGGATTTAATGG TATCCCTTTTACCATTCAGCGACTATGTGAATTGCTAACAGATCCAAGGAGAAACTATACAGGAACAGACAAATTTCTCAGAGGAGTAGAGAAG AATGTGATGGTTGTTAGCTGTGTTTATCCTTCTTCAGA GAAAAACAATTCCAATAGTTTAAATCGAATGAATGGTGTTATGTTTCCTGGAAATTCACCAAGTTACACTGAACG GTCTAATATAAATGGACCTGGAACACCCAGGCCACTTAATCGACCAAAGGTTTCTTTGTCAGTCCCCATGACAACAAATGGCTTGCCTGAGAGCACAGACAGCAAAGAGTCAAACTTACAGCAAAATGAGGACAAAAGTCACAG tGACTCTGCGACATCTGAATCCGAAGGTTCCTCAGTGAGccctataaaaaataaacatccagATGAAGATGCTGTGGAGGCCGAGGGGCATGAGGTAAAAAGACTCAGGTTTGACAAAGAAAGTGAAGTCAGAGAGACAGCCAGTCAAACATCTTCCAGTGAAATTGCTTCAGTTATGGTAGAAGAAACAGaagcatcatcatcatctcagGATAAAGACAAGGAAAGTAGTTGTACCAGACAGCACTGTACagaagaggatgaagaagaggaagaagaggaagaagaag agTCTTTTATGACATCAAGAGAAAtgatcccagaaagaaaaaatcaagaaaaagaatctGATGATGCCTTAACTGTGAATGAAGAGACTTCTGAGGAAAATAATCAAATGGAGGAATCTGATCTGACTCAAGCTGAGAAAGATTTACATTCTGAAGGTAGTGAAAATACAGGCCCTGTAAGTAGTGGTTCTGATTGCCATGAGACAGAAGAATTAGGATCCAACTCCAGTAAAACTGGAGAGATTCTCTCAGAGTCATCCATGGAAAATGACGACGAAGCCACAGAAGTCACAGATGAACCAATGGAACAAGACTAA